One window of Chamaesiphon minutus PCC 6605 genomic DNA carries:
- a CDS encoding FTR1 family iron permease, with protein MDFSSALPTFIITFREGVEAALVIGIVFAYLKKAGQTHLKNWIYFGIGAGIAVSAMAGVAFEWVIKGLGDANQQYAGAIEPLMEGVFGLLAIGLLSWMLIWMARHAKGLKQEVESAVGSALKTDAQAGWGIFGLVFFAILREGFETVLFIASKFQQGIVPVVGAIAGVVTASLMGMLLFKWGMRLNIRKFFAVMGVLLLLIIAGLVVTSLGKFDQAINAVAQMSRESQGMCFFYERFAKPADKDCILGPMVWNLSKTLPEDRFPGMVFAALFGYAQRLYLVQAVCYFFFLVGVGSIYLQPKTWRLSWFRNSHKGTDLPQTSKR; from the coding sequence ATGGATTTTAGTTCAGCCTTACCTACTTTTATTATCACTTTCCGCGAAGGTGTCGAAGCCGCTCTGGTCATCGGCATTGTCTTCGCCTATCTCAAAAAAGCCGGACAAACTCACCTCAAAAACTGGATTTACTTTGGGATCGGCGCGGGAATTGCCGTTAGTGCGATGGCTGGGGTTGCCTTTGAGTGGGTAATTAAAGGCTTAGGTGATGCCAATCAGCAATACGCAGGCGCAATCGAACCACTGATGGAAGGTGTGTTTGGGCTACTGGCGATCGGACTGCTCAGTTGGATGCTAATCTGGATGGCACGACACGCTAAAGGTCTAAAGCAAGAGGTCGAAAGTGCGGTAGGTAGCGCACTCAAAACCGATGCTCAGGCGGGTTGGGGGATATTTGGACTAGTCTTTTTTGCCATTCTTCGCGAAGGCTTTGAGACGGTACTCTTCATTGCTAGCAAATTCCAGCAAGGGATCGTCCCAGTAGTGGGCGCGATCGCTGGAGTCGTTACAGCTAGCCTGATGGGGATGCTATTATTCAAGTGGGGAATGCGCCTGAATATCCGCAAATTCTTTGCGGTGATGGGAGTGTTGTTACTCTTAATTATTGCGGGTTTGGTAGTCACTTCCCTGGGTAAGTTCGACCAGGCAATTAATGCTGTCGCTCAGATGAGCCGCGAGTCTCAAGGAATGTGCTTTTTCTACGAGCGGTTTGCCAAACCAGCCGATAAAGACTGTATTCTCGGCCCAATGGTCTGGAATTTAAGTAAGACGCTACCAGAAGATCGATTTCCAGGCATGGTATTTGCCGCACTGTTTGGCTATGCCCAGCGACTATATTTGGTGCAAGCAGTTTGCTACTTCTTCTTTTTAGTCGGTGTGGGTAGTATTTATTTACAGCCCAAGACTTGGCGGTTAAGTTGGTTTCGCAACAGTCACAAAGGAACCGATTTACCACAGACATCTAAGCGTTAA
- a CDS encoding SanA/YdcF family protein yields MLGVIVSVLAKPLVATAYINISTHDRRYLEPVQVPQERVGIVFGAGLLQNGQPTPFLASRITAAAKLYHLDRVQKLLMTGDNSRTDYNEVRSMQEYAHNLGVPMQDITLDYAGFSTYESCYRAHKVFGVHQAIVITQNYHLPRTVYTCDRLGIKTVGLGIPDLELYGWRGMMPDLRREMLANVKALLEVHVTRPRPTFLGDFEGMD; encoded by the coding sequence ATGTTGGGTGTAATCGTTAGTGTCTTGGCAAAGCCGCTGGTCGCCACAGCTTATATCAATATTAGTACTCACGATCGCCGCTATCTGGAACCCGTACAAGTTCCCCAAGAGCGGGTAGGGATTGTTTTTGGTGCAGGACTGCTGCAAAATGGGCAGCCGACACCTTTTTTAGCCAGCAGAATTACCGCAGCAGCCAAGCTCTATCATCTCGATCGAGTGCAGAAATTACTGATGACTGGTGATAATAGCCGAACTGATTATAATGAGGTGCGATCGATGCAGGAATACGCTCACAATTTGGGCGTACCGATGCAAGATATTACTTTAGACTATGCCGGATTTAGTACTTATGAGAGTTGTTATCGCGCTCATAAAGTTTTTGGCGTACATCAGGCGATCGTGATTACCCAAAATTATCATCTACCGCGTACTGTTTATACCTGCGATCGCTTGGGTATTAAGACAGTGGGTTTGGGCATTCCCGATCTGGAATTGTATGGATGGCGGGGGATGATGCCAGATTTAAGGCGAGAAATGTTGGCCAATGTCAAAGCTTTATTAGAAGTTCATGTTACTCGTCCCCGACCTACTTTTCTGGGAGATTTTGAAGGAATGGACTAG
- a CDS encoding DUF305 domain-containing protein → MNFKVKLLAPIALLLGGIGFGSLAIANLTNQRSNSTIAQNSGGMNHGGMNHGSMKKGGMMNHNMDVGPADANYDLRFIDSMIPHHQGALVMAQEVLQKSKRPELIKLAKGIITEQKKEIAQMQQWRKQWYPKASATPIMWHAAMNHEMAMTAEHKQSMMMSMSLGKADAGFDRRFIDAMIPHHQGAVTMGQDLLKKSQRPEMKKLAQNIITSQQAEIAQMTQWQKQWSASK, encoded by the coding sequence ATGAATTTCAAAGTTAAATTACTCGCTCCGATTGCTCTGCTCTTAGGCGGGATTGGTTTCGGCTCCTTGGCAATTGCTAATTTAACAAACCAGAGGTCGAATTCAACAATTGCCCAAAACTCTGGTGGGATGAATCACGGTGGGATGAATCATGGTTCTATGAAGAAGGGGGGCATGATGAATCATAATATGGATGTCGGCCCCGCTGATGCTAACTACGATCTGCGCTTTATCGATAGTATGATTCCCCATCATCAGGGTGCATTGGTAATGGCGCAAGAAGTTCTCCAAAAATCCAAACGACCGGAACTAATTAAACTAGCTAAAGGTATTATTACCGAGCAGAAAAAAGAAATCGCCCAGATGCAGCAGTGGCGCAAACAATGGTATCCCAAAGCATCGGCAACACCCATCATGTGGCACGCTGCTATGAATCATGAAATGGCAATGACTGCCGAACATAAACAGTCAATGATGATGAGTATGTCTTTGGGTAAAGCCGATGCGGGATTCGATCGCAGATTTATCGATGCAATGATTCCCCATCATCAAGGTGCCGTGACAATGGGACAAGATTTATTGAAAAAATCTCAACGCCCAGAGATGAAAAAACTCGCTCAAAATATCATTACATCTCAACAAGCAGAGATCGCTCAGATGACTCAATGGCAGAAACAATGGTCGGCAAGTAAATAG
- a CDS encoding efflux RND transporter periplasmic adaptor subunit, translating into MRSIKLKLLLSLVILTTVSSPKIAIAGAGHDHSGASSFKSGGEATGAVTVDADTVKRLGIKVEPVKNQPLDIGLKTTGQIETLPDQKVEVTAPLTSKVVQLLVKPGSKVTKGQPLATIASPELANLRVDAQGKQADAQGALQKARVNLQLAQDNLVKQQTISNADVAQARTKLSAAQAQFDRDKSIVNQSGVLKVAQENLKLQRQIANAEITRANTEVAIAQEQFDRDSELVKTGALARRQMLESKGKLERAKAEAARAKSLPQVVQAQSDVKKAEVDLPYRELRASQASVAEAQSLLQRAETRRDVLEAQAQLKRAQSDVVIAQSQLNLSTTNYQTRLQQLGSTANAQGLVTITAPIAGTVASRDVSIGQSLQDAGGKLMTIVNDSRIFATANIYEKDLGLVKTGQKIRVKVASLPNQSFEGRITQIGTSVQGETRVVPVQAEIANAGGVLKPGMFAELEVITDKTTESLLAIPTSAVVDANGKKVVYVQNGNAFQAAEVTFGRTSGDMVEVKTGLFAGDMVVTQRGTQLFAQSLRGGGEKPAADEHQDEAAPAKSNGLVVPPWLLPVGGGAILVTGGVLLWKRFRSAPADDLEDGEEDAYADNYRDSLPAAELTEPEPYTNNHHSVPSSPVLMGGKSKEGAQE; encoded by the coding sequence ATGCGATCGATTAAACTAAAATTACTATTATCTTTAGTTATATTAACAACAGTATCTAGTCCTAAAATCGCGATCGCAGGTGCCGGACATGACCATAGTGGGGCGAGTTCGTTTAAGTCTGGTGGTGAGGCTACTGGGGCGGTAACGGTTGATGCCGATACGGTCAAACGATTGGGGATTAAAGTCGAACCAGTTAAAAACCAACCGTTAGATATTGGCTTAAAAACTACCGGACAGATTGAAACTTTACCAGACCAAAAAGTTGAGGTAACTGCACCGCTAACTAGTAAGGTAGTGCAGCTACTAGTTAAGCCTGGGAGTAAAGTTACTAAGGGTCAACCTCTGGCTACGATTGCCTCCCCAGAGTTAGCTAACTTGCGTGTAGATGCCCAAGGCAAACAAGCCGACGCACAAGGTGCATTGCAGAAAGCACGGGTTAATTTGCAACTAGCTCAAGATAATTTAGTCAAGCAGCAAACAATTAGTAACGCCGACGTTGCTCAGGCTCGGACTAAATTAAGTGCTGCTCAAGCTCAATTCGATCGAGATAAATCGATCGTCAATCAGAGTGGAGTTTTGAAAGTAGCTCAGGAAAATCTCAAACTTCAGCGGCAAATCGCTAATGCCGAAATTACCCGCGCAAATACTGAAGTGGCGATCGCGCAAGAACAATTCGATCGAGATAGCGAATTAGTCAAAACAGGTGCCCTTGCCAGACGGCAAATGTTGGAGTCTAAAGGTAAACTCGAACGCGCCAAAGCTGAAGCGGCTAGAGCTAAAAGTTTACCCCAAGTAGTGCAAGCTCAAAGTGATGTTAAAAAGGCAGAGGTAGACTTGCCCTACCGCGAATTACGTGCTTCGCAAGCCAGTGTCGCTGAGGCACAATCGCTATTACAACGCGCTGAAACTCGTCGCGATGTTCTAGAAGCCCAAGCGCAACTCAAACGCGCCCAGTCGGATGTAGTTATCGCCCAATCGCAACTCAATCTTAGTACCACTAATTATCAGACTCGACTCCAACAATTGGGCAGCACCGCCAACGCGCAAGGATTGGTAACGATAACCGCGCCGATTGCTGGGACTGTTGCCAGCCGAGATGTCAGTATCGGTCAATCGCTCCAAGATGCGGGTGGTAAACTAATGACGATCGTTAATGACAGTCGGATTTTTGCGACGGCAAATATCTATGAGAAAGATTTGGGGCTGGTGAAAACTGGACAAAAAATCCGCGTCAAAGTCGCCTCCTTACCTAACCAAAGTTTTGAAGGTCGAATTACTCAAATTGGCACATCAGTACAGGGAGAAACCAGAGTCGTTCCCGTTCAAGCCGAAATAGCTAATGCTGGCGGTGTCCTCAAGCCAGGAATGTTCGCCGAACTAGAGGTAATCACCGATAAAACAACTGAGTCGCTACTGGCGATTCCCACTTCGGCGGTAGTCGATGCCAATGGTAAAAAAGTAGTCTACGTCCAGAATGGGAACGCTTTCCAAGCGGCAGAAGTCACCTTCGGGCGCACTTCTGGAGACATGGTAGAGGTAAAGACGGGTTTATTTGCAGGTGACATGGTGGTGACTCAACGGGGGACGCAACTATTCGCCCAGTCCTTGCGTGGCGGTGGCGAAAAGCCTGCTGCTGACGAACATCAAGATGAAGCGGCTCCAGCTAAAAGTAATGGTTTAGTCGTACCGCCTTGGTTATTACCAGTCGGTGGGGGCGCGATTCTAGTAACTGGGGGTGTGCTGCTGTGGAAACGGTTTCGTTCGGCTCCAGCAGATGATTTAGAAGATGGCGAGGAGGACGCTTACGCCGACAACTATCGTGACTCGTTACCTGCGGCTGAACTCACCGAACCCGAACCTTACACAAATAATCATCACTCCGTACCTTCGTCACCAGTATTGATGGGAGGAAAGAGTAAGGAAGGGGCGCAAGAGTGA
- the rppB gene encoding two-component system sensor histidine kinase RppB, giving the protein MHQNRLFNRTRIQLTITYALVIGSIALLCGLSIHLVMIRAFARTVDRELNTLAGTVHDTLEAVLQQPGIVNPVVMNVLPGLCVVGQECSPVKPHSKIAELTKKQGYCLRLLNLKGQTIATLGSKQHKFTGSFALPRENKIPTLDWETITDDRGERYHFHTLPLKTIDNRDWGYLQVAQSFDRLDEYMSSLHLMLMFGIPLAMLLIGGASWWLSGLAIEPIYQSYQQIQQFTADAAHELRTPLAVTSIAVENALDVEVIEPETRNNWEIAQRQIRHLTRLAEDLLWLSRLEAKQLPIQFQPCCLNDLVSDLEEELAPIAIASSLAEPLQRRIDLRLEILTKQPIYVMGDSDRLYRAIANLINNAIQYTPTDGVVTIRLESSERHAIVTIQDNGIGIAEADLPHIFDRFYRVQADRSRNTGGTGLGLAIVRAIVQAHHGSIQVDSQLDVGSTFTVSLPTKATPSKISNQN; this is encoded by the coding sequence GTGCATCAAAATCGACTATTCAATCGCACCCGTATTCAACTAACTATCACCTATGCGCTCGTCATTGGTTCGATCGCATTGCTGTGTGGATTATCAATTCATTTAGTGATGATTAGAGCATTCGCTCGAACTGTCGATCGAGAATTAAACACTTTAGCTGGCACCGTACATGATACGCTGGAAGCTGTTTTACAACAGCCGGGAATAGTAAATCCCGTTGTGATGAATGTACTTCCTGGACTATGTGTAGTCGGCCAGGAATGTTCGCCAGTTAAACCTCATTCCAAAATTGCCGAACTGACAAAAAAACAAGGCTACTGTCTGCGATTATTGAACTTAAAAGGTCAAACGATTGCAACTTTGGGATCGAAACAACACAAGTTTACCGGAAGCTTCGCTTTGCCAAGGGAGAATAAAATCCCAACTCTGGATTGGGAAACTATTACTGACGATCGTGGCGAACGCTATCACTTTCATACACTACCACTCAAAACGATTGACAATCGCGACTGGGGTTATCTTCAAGTTGCCCAATCCTTCGATCGATTAGATGAGTATATGAGTAGTCTGCATTTGATGCTGATGTTTGGGATTCCACTAGCAATGTTACTAATTGGCGGGGCTAGTTGGTGGCTCTCAGGTTTGGCAATCGAACCAATTTACCAGTCGTACCAACAAATTCAGCAGTTTACCGCCGATGCCGCCCACGAACTCCGCACACCGCTAGCTGTCACCAGCATAGCCGTAGAAAATGCTTTAGATGTCGAAGTAATCGAGCCGGAAACTCGCAATAATTGGGAAATTGCCCAGCGTCAAATTCGCCACCTCACTCGTCTCGCTGAGGATTTACTCTGGCTATCGCGGTTGGAAGCCAAACAATTACCCATACAGTTTCAGCCCTGCTGTTTGAACGATTTAGTCAGCGATTTAGAGGAAGAATTAGCTCCAATAGCGATCGCGAGTTCGTTGGCAGAGCCTCTCCAAAGGAGAATCGATCTCCGCTTAGAAATCCTCACTAAACAGCCAATCTATGTCATGGGTGATAGCGACAGGCTGTATCGAGCGATCGCCAATCTGATTAATAATGCCATTCAATACACTCCTACCGACGGAGTAGTCACGATTCGCTTAGAATCTTCAGAGCGTCACGCGATCGTCACCATCCAAGATAATGGGATTGGGATTGCTGAGGCAGATTTACCGCATATTTTCGATCGCTTTTATCGAGTGCAAGCAGATCGCTCGCGCAATACAGGCGGAACAGGATTGGGTTTAGCGATCGTCCGCGCGATCGTCCAGGCGCATCATGGCAGTATCCAAGTTGATAGTCAACTAGATGTAGGTAGTACATTTACAGTGAGTCTCCCGACTAAAGCTACTCCGAGCAAGATATCTAACCAGAATTAG
- a CDS encoding DUF2808 domain-containing protein — MRFHRLLPFATLCLALTTIATSARAQSQTESTLPYIYSNYTFPSARASIARHTLRLAIPTNSKPVSALKLTAPAGFTLNQKVSVLDHKTGKSLPVNVSIAGQTVELSFDRAIAPGVAIDIELNNVSVWGTARYYDLAVKFASDNLNVNDGKMRASNDRYVNIGRTGLRLS, encoded by the coding sequence ATGCGTTTTCATCGCTTATTACCCTTCGCTACTCTATGTCTAGCACTGACTACTATTGCAACTAGTGCTAGAGCACAGAGCCAAACTGAGAGTACTCTTCCCTACATCTATAGCAACTATACTTTTCCCTCCGCACGGGCTAGCATCGCTCGTCATACACTCCGGTTGGCGATTCCTACCAACTCAAAACCTGTATCTGCCCTGAAGCTCACCGCTCCAGCCGGATTTACGCTCAACCAAAAAGTGTCAGTTTTAGACCATAAAACAGGTAAAAGCTTACCTGTAAATGTCAGTATCGCTGGACAGACTGTAGAACTGAGCTTCGATCGAGCAATCGCACCTGGTGTGGCAATCGATATCGAACTGAATAATGTCAGCGTGTGGGGCACAGCTCGGTATTACGATCTGGCTGTGAAATTTGCTAGCGATAATCTAAATGTTAATGATGGCAAAATGCGAGCATCTAACGATCGATATGTCAATATTGGCAGAACGGGTTTACGTCTTTCTTAG
- the rppA gene encoding two-component system response regulator RppA produces the protein MKILLIEDEPDLGAIIQKILSRHQYVVDWAEDGKTGWEYLTNDRLCSISAGETTYALAIIDWMLPKMSGIEICQRLRAEKYTLPILMLTAKDRMENKIAGLDAGADDYLVKPFGMEELLARLRALQRRTQVFQAERLQLGNLRLDYGNNAIVTIDLQGREQSGNLTAKEFQLLEYLMQHPDRTLTHDQIRNRIWPLDSESASNVVAAQIRLLRKKLAEFGCDSSIETMRGFGYRLNSIHK, from the coding sequence ATGAAAATTTTACTCATCGAAGACGAGCCAGACTTAGGTGCCATCATTCAGAAAATCCTCTCTCGCCATCAATATGTAGTAGATTGGGCAGAAGATGGCAAAACTGGCTGGGAATATTTAACCAACGATCGTTTGTGTAGCATCTCCGCTGGCGAAACAACCTATGCGTTGGCAATTATCGATTGGATGTTGCCCAAAATGTCTGGAATCGAAATTTGTCAGCGGTTACGAGCAGAAAAATATACTCTACCCATCCTGATGTTGACTGCCAAAGATCGGATGGAGAATAAAATTGCGGGATTGGATGCTGGAGCCGATGACTATCTAGTCAAACCCTTTGGAATGGAAGAACTCCTCGCTAGACTTCGCGCTCTGCAACGTCGCACCCAAGTCTTTCAAGCAGAGCGATTGCAATTGGGAAATCTGCGGCTAGACTATGGTAATAATGCGATCGTGACGATCGATCTCCAGGGACGCGAACAGTCTGGGAATCTGACAGCCAAAGAATTTCAACTCTTAGAATACCTGATGCAACATCCCGATCGCACCCTCACCCACGACCAAATTCGCAATCGGATTTGGCCGCTCGATTCAGAGTCGGCGAGTAATGTTGTCGCCGCCCAAATTCGGCTATTGCGGAAGAAGTTAGCTGAATTTGGCTGTGATAGTTCGATCGAAACTATGCGTGGATTTGGATATCGCCTCAATTCTATTCATAAATAG